From Zea mays cultivar B73 chromosome 3, Zm-B73-REFERENCE-NAM-5.0, whole genome shotgun sequence:
TATTAGATATGGATATATTGACATTTATTATCCATATGTACAAGtatggatataataaaatatcTATAGATATTATTTTGCATATATATATCATATCTTTATATCTGttatctgacatgtgggccattcGAATTCAATACACTATCTCCAATTTACATCTATGATATATTGATTGATGCTACTGGATTGATGAAATTGTTAAATTTTGttaaaactattgtttggtgctgAATGTTGATATTATTTATCAATATTCGAGTTTGATCTATTTAAAATGGTTGAGATTTGATCCGTATTCGATTTCGAGTATTCAGTATCTAATTTATATTAGTATTCTTATACTCAAAGTTGGATGTTTAAGATGTCGATAATATACATATCTGATTCGAAGAGAAAATACGAAAACAAATATGGAAAAAGCAATATCAGTCCATATCTGATTCGATTACACTCCTAGACCTAGGATCCAATTGGGCTAGGTTAGGTCACTTGATGTGGTGGTGTCCCAGCCACGCCACATCCCATGTTAAAATGGATCGACGGAGGTTGCGAAACGATGGGTCAATTTCGAGATGAACCGACCTGGCTCTCCCTTTTTACATCTAGCCTTCCTTCTTCTAAAAGGACTTTTGTTTTAGGGGCAAATATATATCTAAAATAAAGTTTTTTTAAACAAATAGAGGGAGTGCTTGTTGAATTTAAATGGGCTAGCCCATCTAATTTAATTAATATTTCGTGAGCTATAATAATACTAGAGTCTTACCCGCATTGCTAGTGGGAAAACTTAACAAACTAGAAAAGTGGACTTAGTATATACCTTCTGTGAAGTTCAAAGATTGATGATCATCAATATTATTGGAGTGACTCCCTCTAATGTGGTTTTTACGATGTTCTAAATGAGAGCTTAGCATATAATACCAATTAGTGTGTGAATCACCTAACTTGAATTCGAAGAAGCAAATGTATCTTGAGTCTCCTATGTCCCATATGGTTTGCTTACCATACTTAACTGCAATCATCTCCTTGTTGTGTAGCTTGCCTTGTTCAAACTAAACTAAAAAATTGAGCTACTAGAATTGTTTAGATTTACATATATTGAATTCATGCTAATGTAAAAtagttgttttaatattgttttttGTATTGATCAAAATTTGGTTTAGCGATTTATGAGGTTTGTAGGATAATTTTTATAAGCTTTTCTATTCATATCTAATGATCTAGATCTTATCAACAGGGCCGGTTGCGGGCTTGTCTCAGTAGCTTACCTATCCTATCTTCCATCCCATATTCAAATATTTTAAATTCTAATCTGTGTGCAATCTATAATACGAAACAATATTTTATACGATCATATGCAATGATTTTTCCAAGATAAAATTTGTAGGAACGTAGCACGCCACAAGCCTGGCTCAATGCCTGGACCAGGAAGCCAAACGCAAGCTAGCTACCTGCATCCCGCGACCCTGATTCGGAGGCAACCAAACAGGCCCAGCTTCTTTGGTAGTGTCTGCGCTCACCTCGTTTCAACATTTAAGCCGCGCCACTTCACCCAGCGCATCTACTCTCAACCTGAAACTTAACGTTCAGCGTGTGCAGGCAAGTTTGGGAGGTTAAAGACCGTCATCGCTCCAACTGCAATCAAAGACCAACCAGAAGGGCATCGTCGTATATTTGGCTTTTGACCAGTCAAGTAGTCTTGCACTATCAAAACACCAGATTCAATTCAGAGACGACCTCGTAGTCAATATTAACTTTACCCAGATCCAGGATTCTATCGCAAGCGTCACCAGACAGTTCTTTGCAGTTGCCCTCAAATCCGCAAAACAGGCTATCAACAATGCTAGGTGTGCAATGCACGCAGCAGCAGCGATCCTTCTCATCAAACTCTGTTGGACAATGTTTGGTAAATGGACTTCAGCTGAGTATTCCACTTGTCGATAGCATTGTACTTCCTCATCCCCTTGGACCTGCAACAAGCCAAACAAATCAACATCTCAATCTGACCGCACAAAGTACAGTACAGTATTAAAGAAAAGTTGGGCGCTCTGCACCTTTCTCCACGTTCTAGCAGCTTGTTAACCTGATCTATGTGGCCTTGGATACGGTTGTCCAGAATGAGTGACACCAACAGCTGCTCGACATCCTTTTCTGGAAAATTGAGTTCCTGAATGCAGATATTGATCAGATAATTAGTGCCATCAATCACTGTAAACTTAGTTCCTAACTGCGCATGGTGACTGAATAATTCCTGCCACCGTTAAGAGACATGCCCAGTAAAGACTGAAGCGCCTTGCAAAAGACTGACGAAAATATCAGTGCCGAATGAGTGAAGCAAGCAAACATGTTTTCAATTTAGCTGCAGTGGAGGAATATTATACCAAGCCCACATGAACTAAATCATCTATGCAACTTCTGGTAGAGCAGATTTTTTTTTACGTTTATACGAGAGGGTCAATAAGAACTGTCCAACTAAATATTCTCACTTGTCATTTTTCTAAATATTGCGGACATGCAAGAGTAAATATCTACCTGTGAAATGAATGGTATCCTGATTCGAGTATATGGTTTAATAAGCTTGAGCAGCACTTGGGTTCTGATGTTCTTCAATAAGTCCTCAATATAGTTACGGATAAAAGGATCGTCCATTATTGTTCTTCTATTACTCTGCCAAAAAAAAAGTTGATAACACTTGCATTAGTACATAGAAAATGAAAAGCAAAAAAAAACTAAATAAATAACAAAAAGAGCATATAAGCGTAAACGACAACCTTCAGGATCTTTTCAAATTCCATGATGTCATTCTTCTGGTACGCTGCAATCAGGTTTGTCATTGCAAGGATTTCAGGATCATTCTTGTACCTGCAAACATTAGAATTTTCAGGGTGGGAGGGAAATCAAGCTACCATATTTATGCGGGGATCATAAATTGTCTTACGGCTTGGCCTCTTGTCCATCAAAAGGATTCACTTCAGATTCCATCAACATATTGGCAAGGACAAGATATCTAATACACGGCAAAAAAAACCAAAAATATATTTATCGATATGTATTAGAGTGTTCTAAAACTTCTGTACAGAAAGAAATGAAGTATAGATGAGTATACTTTAGGCATTGGATTCTCCGTGGATTGCCTGCTTCATCGTAGTTCTTGAAAGCTTCAAAGAAATCAGTCGCAGCCTCAGCCCACTGCCTCTCAGCCATATGCATCTTTCCACCACACTCGCGAATTATACCCATGATTCTTGGATGAGGTATCGCTGATTTGATGGAAAGAGCCCTTTGATACAATTCCTGCAGCAGCATTTCACTTCAGATTCAAATTAAGCATTTCAAGCAAACAACAATGTAAAGCAGGAATTTTGTACTGAATACACAACACTTATATTAGAGCAGAAAAAGGCAATAGGCTAGAAACTAGAATTATCACTCTTCAGGGTCCAAGGCTATTAAAAAAGCATAAAAGAGAGTTCCAACGAATGCTGGTGTACAGAACATATTATACTATCATAAACAAGTGAAACGTTCTCCCATAAATCGAGATAAAACTCGGTACTCTATCCAGTTTCAGCTAGGATAGCTAAATATT
This genomic window contains:
- the LOC100283498 gene encoding COP9 signalosome complex subunit 2; the encoded protein is MGSDADMEDYGFEYSDEEPEEQDVDIENQYYNSKGLVETDPEGALAGFDQVVSMEPEKAEWGFKALKQTVKLYYKLGKYKEMMDAYREMLTYIKSAVTRNYSEKCINNIMDFVSGSASQNFTLLQEFYQTTLKALEEAKNERLWFKTNLKLCKIWFDIGEYGRMSKILKELHKSCQREDGSDDQKKGTQLLEVYAIEIQMYTETKNNKKLKELYQRALSIKSAIPHPRIMGIIRECGGKMHMAERQWAEAATDFFEAFKNYDEAGNPRRIQCLKYLVLANMLMESEVNPFDGQEAKPYKNDPEILAMTNLIAAYQKNDIMEFEKILKSNRRTIMDDPFIRNYIEDLLKNIRTQVLLKLIKPYTRIRIPFISQELNFPEKDVEQLLVSLILDNRIQGHIDQVNKLLERGERSKGMRKYNAIDKWNTQLKSIYQTLSNRV